One genomic segment of Devosia sp. includes these proteins:
- a CDS encoding folate-binding protein, protein MAIVLRSDRALFRFSGADAHRLLNDVVTGHVPEQGDVAAAWALLSPQGKILAEGLAGHAEDALWLDVHQSVADDFFKRMRMYRLRAKVEIDDLRETHGVGFATEPAHLSHRDRLGPVALGYRIIAPREAAADWVADDTAYQATRIASGILHQGNDFPANDTFAHDIGFDLLDGIDFVKGCYVGQEVVSRMKHRGTARRRPVLVSDITAPSGTPVIAGTREAGVIGQVVDGKAVAIVRLDRITDPTAVTVGGKPAEVSLPVWATYQFGGPASEEE, encoded by the coding sequence ATGGCCATCGTCCTGCGCAGCGACCGCGCCCTGTTCCGTTTCTCGGGCGCCGATGCCCATCGCCTGCTCAATGATGTCGTCACCGGCCACGTACCGGAGCAGGGCGACGTCGCCGCGGCCTGGGCGCTGCTTTCGCCCCAGGGCAAAATCCTCGCCGAGGGCCTTGCCGGCCATGCCGAGGACGCGCTCTGGCTCGATGTGCATCAGTCAGTGGCGGACGACTTCTTCAAGCGCATGCGCATGTACCGCCTGCGCGCCAAGGTTGAGATCGACGACCTGCGCGAAACCCACGGCGTCGGCTTTGCCACCGAGCCCGCTCACCTGTCGCACAGGGACCGGCTCGGTCCGGTTGCGCTTGGCTATCGGATCATCGCGCCGCGCGAAGCCGCCGCCGACTGGGTCGCGGACGACACCGCCTACCAGGCCACGCGCATTGCCAGCGGAATTCTCCATCAGGGCAACGATTTTCCCGCCAACGACACCTTCGCCCACGATATCGGCTTCGACCTGCTGGACGGCATCGACTTCGTCAAGGGTTGCTATGTCGGCCAGGAGGTCGTCTCCCGCATGAAGCATCGCGGCACCGCCCGCCGCCGCCCGGTCCTGGTTTCGGACATTACCGCCCCCTCCGGCACTCCGGTCATCGCCGGTACCCGCGAAGCCGGTGTCATCGGCCAGGTCGTGGACGGCAAGGCGGTGGCCATTGTCCGGCTCGACCGCATTACCGACCCAACTGCCGTGACGGTCGGGGGCAAGCCGGCGGAGGTCAGCCTGCCTGTATGGGCGACCTATCAGTTCGGTGGCCCGGCCTCCGAGGAGGAGTGA
- a CDS encoding dihydroorotase, whose protein sequence is MAQYDTIFKNATVVNQDGEGLADIAVKDGKIAALGTISGSAAETVDCNGLHILPGVIDTQVHFREPGLTHKEDLESGSLGAVMGGVTGVFEMPNTNPLTTTRETFDAKIAAGTNRMHCDFAFYIGGTHENVGELAVLEKLPGCAGVKVFMGSSTGSLLVQDDDGVEAILRAISRRAAFHSEDEYMLEDRKHLRVEGDPSSHPVWRSPEVAMSCTTRLVNLARKTGKRIHVLHISTKEEIVYLADHKDVASVEVTPHHLTLDETAYTRLGTYAQMNPPVRDKDHREGIWKGVENGVADILGSDHAPHTREEKDHPYPASHSGMTGVQTLVPTMLDHVNAGRLSLQRFVDMTSHGPNRLFGIAGKGRIAVGYDADLTIVDMKRRETITNDWIRSRAGWTPYDGVTVTGWPVGTIVRGHRVMWQGELLTPSQGQPMRFLESLPQG, encoded by the coding sequence ATGGCGCAGTACGACACGATTTTCAAGAACGCCACCGTGGTCAATCAGGATGGCGAGGGCCTCGCCGATATCGCTGTCAAGGACGGCAAGATCGCTGCGCTGGGCACGATCTCAGGCAGTGCCGCCGAAACCGTGGATTGCAATGGGCTGCATATCCTGCCCGGCGTCATCGATACGCAGGTTCATTTCCGCGAACCCGGCCTGACGCATAAGGAAGACCTGGAATCGGGATCGCTCGGCGCTGTCATGGGCGGGGTGACCGGCGTTTTCGAAATGCCGAACACCAACCCGCTGACAACCACGCGGGAAACCTTCGACGCCAAGATCGCTGCCGGCACCAATCGCATGCACTGCGACTTCGCCTTCTATATCGGCGGCACGCACGAGAATGTCGGGGAACTGGCGGTGCTCGAGAAACTGCCGGGCTGTGCAGGCGTAAAGGTGTTCATGGGCTCCTCGACCGGCTCGTTGCTGGTGCAGGACGATGACGGGGTGGAGGCCATTCTGAGGGCGATTTCGCGCCGCGCCGCCTTCCATTCGGAAGACGAATACATGCTGGAAGACCGCAAGCACCTGCGCGTGGAGGGCGATCCATCGAGCCACCCGGTGTGGCGCTCGCCGGAAGTGGCGATGAGCTGCACCACGCGTCTGGTGAACCTGGCCCGCAAGACCGGCAAGCGCATCCACGTGCTGCACATTTCGACCAAGGAAGAGATCGTCTATCTCGCCGACCACAAGGACGTGGCCTCGGTGGAGGTGACGCCGCACCACCTGACGCTGGACGAAACGGCTTATACGCGGCTCGGGACCTATGCGCAGATGAACCCGCCGGTGCGGGACAAGGACCATCGCGAGGGCATCTGGAAGGGTGTCGAGAACGGGGTCGCCGACATTCTTGGCTCCGATCATGCCCCGCATACGCGCGAAGAAAAGGACCACCCCTACCCTGCCAGCCATTCGGGCATGACCGGCGTGCAGACGCTGGTGCCGACCATGCTGGACCATGTGAATGCCGGCCGGCTGAGCCTGCAGCGCTTCGTCGACATGACCAGCCACGGCCCCAATCGCCTGTTCGGCATTGCCGGCAAGGGGCGGATCGCGGTGGGCTATGATGCCGACCTGACCATCGTGGACATGAAACGGCGCGAGACCATCACCAATGACTGGATCAGGAGCCGCGCGGGCTGGACGCCTTATGATGGTGTGACGGTAACGGGCTGGCCGGTAGGCACGATTGTGCGCGGCCACAGGGTCATGTGGCAGGGCGAACTGCTGACGCCGAGCCAGGGGCAGCCGATGCGGTTTCTGGAGTCTCTGCCACAGGGGTGA
- a CDS encoding putative PEP-binding protein, protein MSLAQEMFAIAPADGKANLSASQLKMLAGKARWIFRVCEAGFPTVPTIAITRAAWDELQAERARRDTRLRTHWVACLFKLVDKDGKPPLLVVRTSASSHNGGLMPARTGIAAPNAPEDAVDPARPLARAIKQAFESYGFSERGWNGKGQEGDRARQIVLVQAVAGGEIEHFLTRNATTGALGPAPLNGHPPPRLPKDVDALIGLLDAKAGRHMACLVSVDRGRIQFLSARPIQVSAGAELEAAVDRVERKVWTPHNAVSRIDATRLAQMLHPRLKSPDDVSPIAMGLGVSPGAASGIITFSAEDAARLRARGKHCILVVNETGPADIEGMKAATGILTARGGMSSHAGVIARITGKPCVAGVRSLSVDSVEMVCRIGDREFRQGDRLTIDGSDGAVYLGTLPLAQPQIGGAIGTLLDWSDASRTIAVRTNVETVESAQTALSFGAEGIGLARSEHMFFSPERMVALRRMILSEDEEARSRAIAGLVDYQTGDYSALFSAMNGMPVTVRLFDPPLHEFLPRTDEEIEETASSLGLAVRALRLRLDRIAEVNPMLGHRGVRLAITYPEILQMQMQAVMAGARAAGENQDKPVVVEVMVPFVSTATEIAWVRERAMTIFANSGFGRSDRIRFSFGAMMELPRACLRAGDIASMVDFISFGTNDLTQTTFGISRDDAPTFLAAYQRKGVYERDPFVTIDEKGVGEMIAMAIERGRAANPRLKVGICGEHAGDPASLHFFAGLGVDYVSCSPYRVPVARLTLAQASA, encoded by the coding sequence GTGAGTCTGGCTCAGGAAATGTTTGCGATCGCCCCAGCCGACGGCAAGGCGAACCTGAGTGCCAGCCAGCTCAAGATGCTCGCCGGCAAGGCGCGCTGGATTTTTCGCGTGTGCGAGGCCGGTTTTCCCACCGTTCCCACCATCGCCATTACCCGCGCGGCCTGGGATGAATTGCAGGCCGAGCGCGCCCGGCGGGACACTCGCCTGCGCACCCATTGGGTCGCCTGCCTGTTCAAGCTGGTCGACAAGGACGGCAAGCCGCCCCTTCTCGTCGTGCGCACCTCCGCGTCCAGCCACAATGGTGGCCTCATGCCGGCCCGCACCGGCATTGCGGCCCCCAATGCGCCCGAGGATGCCGTCGATCCCGCCCGCCCGCTGGCGCGCGCCATCAAGCAGGCCTTCGAGAGTTACGGGTTCTCCGAGAGGGGCTGGAACGGCAAGGGCCAGGAGGGTGATCGTGCCCGCCAGATCGTGCTGGTCCAGGCCGTCGCCGGCGGGGAAATCGAACATTTCCTGACCCGCAATGCCACAACCGGCGCCCTGGGGCCGGCACCGCTCAATGGCCATCCACCGCCACGCCTGCCCAAGGATGTCGATGCCCTGATCGGGCTGCTCGATGCCAAGGCCGGGCGCCACATGGCGTGCCTGGTCAGCGTGGATCGCGGGCGCATCCAGTTTCTGTCCGCACGCCCCATCCAGGTCTCGGCCGGTGCCGAGCTCGAAGCCGCTGTTGATCGCGTCGAGCGCAAGGTGTGGACTCCGCACAATGCCGTCTCCCGAATCGATGCAACCCGGCTGGCGCAGATGCTGCATCCGCGCCTCAAGTCGCCCGATGATGTCAGCCCCATCGCCATGGGCCTTGGCGTCTCCCCGGGGGCTGCCAGCGGCATCATCACCTTCAGCGCCGAAGACGCGGCGCGCCTGCGGGCGCGGGGCAAGCATTGCATTCTGGTGGTCAACGAAACCGGCCCGGCCGATATCGAGGGCATGAAGGCGGCCACCGGCATCCTCACCGCGCGCGGTGGCATGTCCAGCCATGCCGGCGTCATTGCCCGCATCACCGGCAAGCCCTGCGTCGCTGGCGTGCGCAGCCTCAGTGTCGATTCGGTGGAAATGGTCTGCCGGATCGGCGATCGTGAATTCCGCCAGGGAGACCGGCTGACCATCGATGGCTCGGACGGCGCGGTCTATCTCGGCACCCTGCCCCTGGCCCAGCCCCAGATCGGTGGCGCCATCGGCACCCTGCTTGATTGGTCCGATGCCAGCCGCACCATCGCCGTCCGCACCAATGTGGAAACGGTCGAATCGGCCCAGACCGCGCTCAGCTTTGGAGCCGAAGGCATTGGCCTGGCCCGGTCCGAGCACATGTTCTTCTCGCCCGAGCGCATGGTGGCGCTGCGCCGCATGATCCTGTCGGAAGATGAAGAGGCCCGCTCCCGCGCCATTGCCGGGCTGGTGGATTACCAGACCGGAGACTATTCGGCGCTGTTCTCAGCCATGAACGGCATGCCGGTCACCGTGCGCCTGTTCGATCCGCCGCTGCACGAATTCTTGCCGCGAACCGACGAGGAAATCGAGGAAACGGCCAGTTCCCTCGGCCTGGCGGTACGGGCGCTGCGCCTGCGCCTTGATCGTATCGCCGAGGTCAATCCGATGCTGGGCCATCGCGGCGTGCGCCTTGCCATCACCTATCCCGAAATCCTGCAGATGCAGATGCAGGCCGTGATGGCCGGCGCAAGGGCAGCCGGGGAAAACCAGGACAAGCCTGTCGTCGTCGAGGTCATGGTGCCCTTCGTCTCCACCGCCACCGAGATCGCCTGGGTGCGCGAACGAGCCATGACCATTTTCGCCAATTCCGGCTTCGGACGCTCCGATCGCATCCGGTTCTCCTTTGGCGCCATGATGGAACTGCCCCGCGCATGCCTCCGGGCGGGCGACATCGCTTCCATGGTCGATTTCATCTCCTTCGGCACCAATGACCTGACGCAGACCACTTTCGGCATTTCCCGCGACGATGCGCCGACCTTCCTTGCCGCCTACCAGCGCAAGGGTGTCTATGAGCGGGATCCCTTCGTCACCATTGACGAAAAGGGCGTGGGCGAAATGATTGCCATGGCCATTGAGCGCGGCCGCGCAGCCAATCCGCGCCTCAAGGTGGGCATATGCGGCGAACATGCCGGCGACCCGGCCTCGCTGCACTTCTTTGCCGGCCTCGGCGTCGACTATGTCAGCTGTTCACCCTATCGTGTTCCGGTCGCCCGGCTGACCTTGGCACAGGCTTCGGCTTAA
- a CDS encoding HD family hydrolase, whose protein sequence is MSRQSTRAWQRMLSGRRLDILDPSPVDVELSDIAHGLARVARWNGQTIGDYPFSVAQHSVLVLELFRAANAGAAPVEQMQALLHDAPEYVMGDIISPFKAVMGGNYKEVEKGLLAAVFLRFSLPATMPAGVRKLIKKADQEAAYFEATHLAGFDPAEARRLFGVPAQPAFDVEAFDRLIRPWPTHQAHANFIEAFETISTSMAKR, encoded by the coding sequence ATGTCACGCCAAAGCACTCGTGCCTGGCAGCGTATGCTGTCCGGCCGCCGTCTCGATATTCTGGACCCCTCGCCGGTCGACGTCGAGCTTTCGGACATCGCCCATGGCCTCGCTCGCGTTGCCCGCTGGAATGGCCAAACCATTGGCGATTATCCATTTTCCGTCGCCCAGCATTCGGTTCTGGTGCTCGAACTGTTCCGTGCCGCCAATGCCGGCGCTGCGCCGGTCGAGCAGATGCAGGCCCTGCTGCACGATGCCCCGGAATATGTCATGGGCGACATCATCTCGCCCTTCAAGGCGGTGATGGGCGGCAATTACAAGGAGGTCGAAAAAGGCCTCTTAGCCGCTGTTTTTCTTAGGTTTTCGCTGCCCGCGACCATGCCTGCCGGGGTGCGCAAACTGATCAAGAAAGCCGATCAGGAAGCCGCCTATTTCGAGGCCACCCACCTCGCCGGCTTCGATCCCGCCGAAGCCCGCCGCCTGTTCGGCGTCCCCGCCCAACCGGCCTTTGATGTCGAGGCTTTTGACCGGCTGATCCGGCCCTGGCCGACCCATCAGGCCCATGCGAATTTCATCGAGGCCTTCGAAACCATTAGCACTTCCATGGCTAAACGTTAG
- a CDS encoding DUF2306 domain-containing protein — translation MPKTRNFGSTLILSALVLLGFLPVLATIGRMIVRFGDVGAPADLVADSSRFFAMPTVVIMHVIGGCLFTLIGALQFSSGLRRGPWHRISGRVMVVAGLLAGVSSLALTQFYPPLPSDGPFLYWFRWAAGLGLVWSLAVGFRMARNRRFDQHRANMTRAYALGLGPSTQMLIGIPWVLVAGQPDPVTSDLLLGASWAINLAVAQWTLHRRSPGPGLARVST, via the coding sequence ATGCCCAAGACCAGGAATTTTGGATCCACCCTAATACTGTCTGCACTGGTACTGCTTGGTTTCCTGCCGGTCTTGGCCACCATCGGGCGGATGATCGTGCGGTTCGGCGATGTCGGCGCGCCCGCCGATTTGGTCGCCGACAGTTCCCGTTTCTTTGCCATGCCGACCGTCGTCATCATGCACGTGATCGGCGGGTGCCTGTTCACCTTGATCGGCGCATTACAATTTTCTTCTGGCTTGCGGCGCGGTCCATGGCACCGGATTTCAGGCCGCGTGATGGTTGTTGCCGGGCTTCTGGCGGGCGTCTCCAGCCTGGCGCTAACGCAGTTCTATCCACCGCTGCCCAGTGACGGACCATTCTTGTACTGGTTTCGCTGGGCCGCCGGCCTTGGTCTGGTCTGGTCTCTGGCCGTCGGTTTTCGAATGGCCCGCAACCGCCGGTTCGACCAGCACCGGGCCAACATGACACGGGCCTATGCCCTCGGGTTGGGCCCAAGTACACAAATGCTCATTGGTATTCCCTGGGTCCTGGTCGCGGGTCAGCCAGACCCGGTGACTTCGGACCTCTTGCTGGGCGCGAGCTGGGCCATCAATCTGGCCGTGGCACAGTGGACCCTGCACCGGCGTTCGCCGGGTCCAGGCTTGGCGCGCGTCTCGACCTAA
- a CDS encoding DUF808 domain-containing protein yields MAVGLIALLDDVVSLAKVAAASLDDIASQAARAGVKAAGAVIDDAAVTPSYVSGFSADRELPMIARIAWGSVKNKLMFLLPAALLLSLFLPWLVTPLLMIGGAYLCYEGAEKVFHLFAPHQAEQHEASIEHTAIAPASLEDQKVAGAIKTDFILSAEIMTIILAAIEVPDFWTRAGILAVAGIGITVIVYGAVALIVKADDVGLWLAKSGRTGLGRAFGRGIVQTMPIFMQVLSLVGTAAMTWVGGSIIAHGLYEFGITGPEHVIEAAAHWAEATFPAIAGLAGWLATAFVDFIIGLALGALLIPVAGYVISPLWGAIKKLLPARTKPAA; encoded by the coding sequence ATGGCCGTTGGATTGATCGCGCTGCTGGATGACGTTGTCAGCCTTGCAAAGGTGGCCGCGGCTTCGCTCGACGACATCGCCAGCCAGGCCGCGCGGGCCGGCGTCAAGGCGGCAGGCGCCGTCATCGACGATGCGGCAGTCACTCCGAGCTACGTCTCCGGCTTTTCGGCCGATCGCGAATTGCCGATGATCGCCCGCATCGCCTGGGGTTCGGTCAAAAACAAGCTCATGTTCCTGCTACCGGCGGCATTGCTGCTCTCGCTCTTCCTGCCCTGGCTGGTCACGCCGCTGCTGATGATCGGGGGCGCTTACCTCTGCTATGAGGGTGCCGAAAAGGTCTTTCACCTGTTTGCGCCGCACCAGGCCGAGCAGCACGAGGCCAGCATCGAGCATACGGCCATCGCGCCCGCCTCGCTCGAAGACCAGAAAGTGGCCGGGGCGATCAAGACCGATTTCATCCTCTCGGCCGAGATCATGACCATCATCCTCGCCGCTATCGAAGTGCCCGACTTCTGGACCCGCGCCGGCATACTTGCCGTCGCCGGCATCGGGATTACCGTCATCGTCTATGGCGCCGTGGCCCTGATCGTCAAAGCCGACGATGTCGGCCTCTGGCTGGCCAAGTCCGGCCGCACCGGCCTGGGGCGCGCCTTTGGCCGCGGCATCGTCCAGACCATGCCCATTTTCATGCAGGTTCTGAGCCTGGTGGGAACGGCCGCCATGACCTGGGTCGGCGGCTCCATCATCGCCCATGGTCTCTACGAGTTCGGCATCACCGGCCCCGAACACGTCATCGAGGCGGCAGCGCATTGGGCCGAGGCCACCTTCCCCGCCATTGCCGGGCTGGCCGGCTGGCTCGCCACGGCGTTTGTCGATTTCATCATTGGCCTGGCCCTGGGTGCCCTGCTGATCCCCGTCGCCGGCTATGTGATCAGCCCCCTATGGGGCGCCATCAAGAAGCTGCTTCCGGCGCGGACTAAACCGGCGGCGTAA
- the rnhA gene encoding ribonuclease HI, whose translation MADTVIIHTDGACSGNPGPGGWGAILQFGRHSKELKGGEAQTTNNRMELTAAIEALNALTRPCTVELHTDSQYVKNGVQSWIHGWKRNGWRTADKKPVKNAELWQALDAATQRHQVEWHWVKGHAGHDLNERADELAREGMAPFKPAKAAGLTPPV comes from the coding sequence GTGGCTGATACGGTCATCATCCATACCGACGGCGCCTGTTCGGGCAATCCTGGGCCGGGCGGCTGGGGGGCTATCCTGCAGTTCGGGCGCCATTCCAAGGAGCTCAAGGGCGGCGAGGCGCAAACGACCAATAACCGCATGGAGCTGACGGCGGCCATTGAGGCGCTCAATGCGCTGACCCGGCCCTGCACGGTCGAACTGCATACGGACAGCCAGTATGTGAAGAACGGCGTGCAAAGCTGGATTCACGGCTGGAAGCGCAATGGCTGGCGCACCGCGGACAAGAAGCCGGTGAAAAATGCCGAACTCTGGCAGGCACTCGATGCGGCCACGCAGCGCCATCAGGTCGAGTGGCACTGGGTCAAGGGACATGCCGGGCACGACCTCAACGAGCGTGCGGACGAATTGGCGCGCGAAGGCATGGCGCCGTTCAAGCCGGCAAAGGCCGCCGGACTTACGCCGCCGGTTTAG
- the glyS gene encoding glycine--tRNA ligase subunit beta, with protein MPELLLELFSEEIPARFQRRAAEDLKKAVTNALVDAGLVYEGARAFATPRRLALTISGLPVRSPDTREEKKGPKVGAPQQAVDGFLRAAGLASIDQAKVESDPKKGDFYVALIEKPGADAVDLLSGILPKVLADFPWPKSMRWGSGNFSWVRPLRAITATFGTENDEPVVVPFAAAGLQSGQTTFGHRFLSPDAIRVKRFDDYVTALERAKVVLDADRRKDIIRADADNLAFAQGLSVIQDEGLLEEVAGLVEWPVVMMGSFDPEFLKLPEEVIIATIRANQKCFCLRDASGKLAPNFIITSNTVPADGGAVVVAGNERVIRARLSDAAFFYQGDLAIPLEHGLPKLEDMVFHAKLGTQFAMVQRLVELAATIAPQVGADVETTKRAAMLAKADLVTGMVGEFPELQGLMGRYYATAQGEKPEIAQAMEMHYKPVGPSDRVPTEPVSIAVALADKLNVLSGFWSIDEKPTGSRDPFALRRAALGVIRIITENNLKFPLVVEPDLLAFFHDRLKVSLRDAGARHDLVDAVISADSNDMLQITQRAEALSTLLATDDGANLLAGYRRAANILAAEEKKDGKTYAGAVDQAALKLPEEIALAAAVDIVNAAVAGCVGQNDYKGAMAELARLRAPVDAFFTAVLVNDSDPAVRTNRLNLLARLRDTMHLVADFGKVAG; from the coding sequence ATGCCCGAACTTCTGCTCGAACTGTTCTCCGAGGAAATTCCCGCCCGCTTTCAGCGGCGCGCTGCCGAAGACCTCAAGAAAGCCGTCACCAATGCATTGGTCGATGCGGGTCTGGTCTATGAGGGCGCCAGGGCATTTGCCACACCCCGCCGCCTGGCCCTGACGATCTCGGGCCTGCCGGTCCGCTCGCCCGACACGCGCGAGGAAAAGAAGGGCCCCAAGGTCGGCGCACCACAACAGGCGGTTGACGGATTTCTGCGCGCCGCCGGCCTCGCCTCCATCGACCAGGCCAAGGTCGAAAGCGACCCCAAGAAGGGCGACTTCTATGTGGCCCTGATCGAAAAGCCGGGCGCCGACGCCGTCGACCTGCTCTCGGGCATCCTGCCGAAAGTCTTGGCCGATTTCCCATGGCCCAAGTCGATGCGCTGGGGCTCGGGCAACTTCAGCTGGGTCCGCCCGCTGCGCGCCATCACGGCCACGTTCGGCACCGAGAATGACGAACCGGTCGTCGTGCCTTTCGCGGCCGCGGGCCTGCAATCTGGCCAGACCACGTTCGGACACCGGTTTCTGTCGCCCGACGCCATTCGCGTCAAACGCTTCGACGATTATGTGACGGCGCTGGAGCGCGCCAAAGTGGTGCTGGACGCAGACCGCCGCAAGGACATCATCCGCGCCGATGCGGACAATCTTGCCTTTGCACAGGGCCTTTCCGTCATCCAGGATGAGGGGCTTCTCGAAGAAGTTGCCGGGCTGGTCGAATGGCCCGTGGTGATGATGGGGTCGTTCGATCCCGAATTCCTCAAGCTCCCCGAGGAAGTGATCATCGCCACCATCCGCGCCAACCAGAAGTGCTTCTGCCTGCGCGATGCCTCGGGCAAGCTGGCCCCCAATTTCATCATCACCTCCAACACCGTGCCTGCCGATGGCGGGGCCGTGGTGGTTGCCGGCAATGAGCGCGTCATCCGAGCCCGCCTCAGCGACGCTGCCTTCTTCTACCAGGGCGACCTGGCCATTCCGCTGGAGCATGGACTGCCCAAGCTCGAAGACATGGTTTTCCATGCCAAGCTGGGGACCCAGTTTGCCATGGTGCAGCGCCTGGTCGAGCTTGCCGCGACAATCGCGCCGCAGGTCGGCGCCGATGTCGAGACCACCAAGCGTGCCGCCATGCTGGCCAAGGCCGACCTGGTCACCGGCATGGTAGGCGAATTTCCGGAATTGCAGGGCCTGATGGGCCGCTATTACGCCACGGCACAGGGCGAGAAGCCTGAAATCGCCCAGGCCATGGAAATGCACTACAAGCCGGTCGGCCCGTCCGACCGCGTGCCGACCGAACCGGTCTCCATTGCCGTGGCCCTGGCCGACAAGCTCAATGTGCTCTCGGGTTTCTGGTCGATCGATGAAAAGCCGACCGGCTCGCGCGATCCCTTCGCGCTGCGCCGCGCAGCCCTTGGCGTCATCCGCATCATCACCGAGAACAATCTGAAGTTCCCGCTGGTGGTCGAGCCGGACCTCTTGGCTTTCTTCCATGATCGCCTCAAGGTTTCCCTGCGCGACGCCGGCGCCCGCCACGATCTGGTCGACGCCGTCATTTCGGCTGACAGCAATGACATGCTGCAAATCACCCAGCGTGCCGAAGCGCTCTCCACCCTGTTGGCCACCGATGATGGCGCCAACCTGCTCGCCGGCTACCGCCGCGCCGCGAACATCCTTGCGGCCGAGGAGAAGAAGGACGGCAAGACCTATGCCGGCGCTGTTGATCAGGCTGCCCTGAAGCTGCCGGAAGAAATCGCCCTCGCCGCCGCCGTGGACATCGTGAATGCAGCCGTGGCCGGCTGTGTCGGACAAAACGACTACAAGGGCGCCATGGCCGAACTGGCCAGGCTGCGCGCTCCGGTCGACGCCTTTTTCACGGCTGTCCTCGTCAACGACAGTGATCCGGCGGTCCGGACCAACCGGCTCAACCTCCTGGCCAGGCTGCGCGACACCATGCATCTTGTGGCCGATTTCGGCAAAGTCGCCGGCTGA
- the ispH gene encoding 4-hydroxy-3-methylbut-2-enyl diphosphate reductase, protein MEKRPHLDILLCAPRGFCAGVDRAIQIVELALQKYGAPVYVRHAIVHNKYVVEGLKAKGAIFVEELDEIPETEAPVVFSAHGVPKSVPADAKSRNMFFLDATCPLVSKVHVEASRHFEEGHEIVLIGHAGHPEVIGTMGQLPEGAVTLIETVEDANAFTPRDPETLAFVTQTTLSVDDTREIVSALKARFPAINGPHKEDICYATTNRQESIKAVAPQVDAMIVVGSPHSSNSQRLVEVALRNGCKVATLVDRASEIDWSVYGDIRTLGVSAGASAPESLVEEVIDAFAERYDITVETKTTAEEHIAFNIPKILRNLEVASGRG, encoded by the coding sequence ATGGAAAAAAGGCCGCACCTCGACATTCTGCTCTGCGCCCCGCGCGGATTCTGCGCCGGCGTCGACCGCGCTATCCAGATCGTGGAACTGGCGCTGCAGAAATATGGCGCACCGGTCTATGTGCGCCACGCCATCGTGCATAACAAATATGTGGTGGAGGGACTCAAGGCCAAGGGCGCGATCTTCGTCGAGGAGCTCGACGAGATTCCGGAGACCGAAGCGCCGGTGGTGTTCTCGGCCCATGGCGTGCCCAAGAGCGTGCCCGCCGACGCCAAATCACGGAACATGTTCTTCCTCGATGCCACCTGCCCATTGGTGAGCAAGGTACATGTCGAGGCCTCGCGCCATTTCGAGGAGGGTCACGAAATCGTGCTGATCGGCCATGCGGGGCATCCCGAAGTCATCGGCACGATGGGACAATTGCCCGAGGGCGCCGTGACGCTGATCGAGACGGTGGAGGACGCCAATGCCTTCACGCCGCGCGATCCGGAAACCCTGGCCTTCGTGACGCAGACGACGCTGTCGGTGGACGATACGCGGGAAATCGTGTCGGCGCTCAAGGCCCGCTTCCCGGCCATAAACGGCCCGCACAAGGAAGACATCTGCTACGCGACCACCAATCGGCAGGAATCGATCAAAGCGGTTGCCCCGCAGGTCGATGCGATGATCGTCGTCGGGTCGCCGCACTCATCCAATTCGCAGCGCCTCGTGGAAGTGGCCCTGCGCAATGGCTGCAAGGTCGCGACCCTGGTCGACCGCGCCAGCGAGATCGACTGGTCGGTCTATGGCGATATTCGCACCCTGGGCGTCAGCGCCGGCGCGTCGGCGCCCGAAAGCCTCGTGGAAGAGGTGATCGACGCCTTCGCTGAGCGCTACGACATCACGGTCGAAACCAAGACAACGGCCGAAGAGCATATCGCCTTCAACATTCCAAAAATCCTGCGGAACCTGGAAGTGGCCTCGGGGCGTGGCTGA
- a CDS encoding TIGR02301 family protein, protein MVSTDHKAQPSLTRPVQMRTGAALRLCGLLLLPIFFATPSFAIDPLYQRQMERLSEIMGSLYYLQPLCQAGNEDWRVQMAELIALDEPDEDRRQRLAGAFNGGYTAFSRFHKSCTPSSREALVRLLGEAQRLAREIHTRFAE, encoded by the coding sequence ATGGTGTCGACCGACCACAAAGCGCAGCCTTCCCTGACCCGACCTGTGCAGATGCGCACGGGCGCCGCCTTGCGCCTATGCGGCCTCCTGCTCCTGCCCATCTTTTTCGCCACGCCGTCTTTCGCTATCGATCCGCTCTATCAGCGCCAGATGGAGCGGCTATCCGAGATCATGGGTAGCCTCTATTACCTGCAGCCCCTGTGCCAGGCCGGCAATGAAGACTGGCGCGTCCAGATGGCCGAACTGATTGCCCTCGACGAGCCGGATGAAGACCGTCGCCAGCGTCTCGCCGGGGCCTTCAATGGCGGCTACACCGCCTTTTCCCGGTTTCACAAGTCCTGCACGCCCTCGTCGCGCGAGGCCCTGGTGCGCCTTCTGGGAGAGGCCCAGCGGCTGGCCCGCGAAATTCATACGCGTTTCGCCGAATAG